The genome window GAAGCGATGATCGGCCGTATCCGGGGCACGCTTGCCGCCAAGCAGCCGCCGTGGCTGCTGGTTGACGTCGCGGGCGTCGGCTACGAAATCGAGGCGCCGCTGTCGACGATCTTCCAGCTCGGCGAAACCGGCAGCGAAGTGACGCTGCTCACGCATATGGTCGTCCGCGAGGACGCGCAGTTGCTCTACGGCTTCGCCAGCGAGGCTGAGCGCCGGCTGTTCCGGAATCTCATCCGCACCACCGGCGTCGGTCCCAAGCTGGCGCTGACCATTCTCTCCGGCATGGGCGCGGAAGCCTTCTGGCAGGCCGTGCGCGATGACGACACCGCGCTGCTCGTCAAGCTGCCCGGCGTCGGGCGCAAGACGGCCGAGCGGCTGCTCGTGGAAATGCGCGACCGCGCTGAGGCCGAGGGCACGCCGGTAACGCCGGCGACTGTCGGCGCGGTCGGCGACGCCGCTGATCCGCGTGACGAGGCGCGCGCCGCACTGCTGTCTCTCGGCTACAAGCCCGCCGAGGCCGAACGCATGATCGGCAAGGTCTGGGAGGACGGCATGGGCGCCGACAATCTGCTGCGCGCGGCACTGCGGAGCGCGGTGCGATGAACGGTGGCGACGACGAGCGACTGGTCGGCCCGGCGGCGGGCGAGGAGGAGCGTCGCATCGACGCGCGCATCCGCCCGCGTTGCTTCGCCGATTACGTTGGCCAACCGGTCGTGCGCGAACAGATGAGTCTCTTCGTCGAAGCTGCGCGCGCCCGCGGTGAGGCGCTGG of Algiphilus aromaticivorans DG1253 contains these proteins:
- the ruvA gene encoding Holliday junction branch migration protein RuvA → MIGRIRGTLAAKQPPWLLVDVAGVGYEIEAPLSTIFQLGETGSEVTLLTHMVVREDAQLLYGFASEAERRLFRNLIRTTGVGPKLALTILSGMGAEAFWQAVRDDDTALLVKLPGVGRKTAERLLVEMRDRAEAEGTPVTPATVGAVGDAADPRDEARAALLSLGYKPAEAERMIGKVWEDGMGADNLLRAALRSAVR